TCTTAATGTTCTCTATTTCAGATCAAACAGTGGAGAACACTTTACCCTAAGAATCCTGAGAATGATCAAACCACCATAAACATCTTGTGATTTCAGACTGATGTCATCCCCACATTATCTTCCCATACCCACTCTTTACCaagtgttcttaaaaaaaaaaaaaagccctgggggagctggggttttggctcagtggcagagtgcatgcctcatacatgtgaggcactgggttcaatcctcagcaccacataaaaataaataaaataaagatattgtgtgcatgtataacttaaaaaaaaaaaaaaagcccagaatCCCAGGCAAGAgagtctctctctcactctcccttGAATTGtctttttgatgttgttgttgttgttggtacaggggattgaactgaggggtgcttaaccactgagcaatatccccacccctttaaaaaaatatattttatttggaggcagggtctcactgaactgcttagGGACTCtataaattgcagaggctggctttgaattctcaatcctcctgccttagcctcttgaactgctgggattacaggtgtgcaccacggcgccaagcactttttttttcttttaatattttgttttagttgtagacagacagaatacctttattttatttattttatttttgaggatcaaacccagtgcctcacgtgtgtcAAGTAAGcgttctcccactgagctacaaccctggcccctgTATTTTTTGCTTTATCCCCAAATGAtgtctcactcttttttttctttttggggtaccagggattgaattcaggggcactcaatcactgagccatatccccagccccattttgccttttatttagagacagggtctcactgagttgcttatcacctcacttttgctaagcttggctttgaactcgtgatcttcctgcctcagccttcagagtagatgggattacaggcgtgcactactgcCCTAGTGATGTCTCACTCTTGTGATAGTCCATTGTCCCTTGAATGTGTCTCTGCCtcattcttaaattcatttctgcCCAACTATCCCTTTCAGGGAACTCCTCCTTGCAGAGCTGACTGAGGTTTTAATTGAGTCCATAATGTATTCAATGTCTTCCTCTGCCTAATACTGCTTTCACCCGCTTCCTTTCACGAGACTTGATTTGCAATAAATACCTTGAACCCCAAACTCAGTCTCAGTAACTGCTTCCAGAGAAGCCAGGCTTTGATACTAGATGATGGGTATCCTACATAGCCTACTGTCACCATAAATAGGTTCATTACTCCTAAAATATATCCTAAACACTCATCTGAACTTCCCACCACACAGCTATTTTCCTGTATTATGAGCATCCTAAACTAGTCTTTCAAAAACTTTTCTCCCAAAGAAACCtgcttctttatctcttctcccTTAACAATGATACCACCATTCACCTAGCTCCCATCATCATATTTTTCTTACACCCTGAATTATCTATTGttaacaatgtgtgtgtgtgtgtgtgtgtgtgtgtatatatatatatatatatatatatatatatagagagagagagagagagagagagagagagagagagtgtttgtttttgtgatgcgGTTACCctatgttgcccagcctggctcCCTCAGCCTACCGAGTAGCTGGTACTACAGGAACATGCCACCATGTCAGCCTTTAGCAGTTTAAAACTGCTAAAGAAGTTATAGAGGCTGAAAAGAGCAGCACCAAGTTTGGTTCATAAGTActccaaaagtaaataaaagagagCGAATGCAGCTAAGCCTTTTGCCTCTGATAAGAGAAAGCAAGgataaaatgagcaaaaaaatTATGGATAGTATTGGAAGTTGCGCTTATTAACAGTAAGACAAATTCTCTTAGGGGTTTCTGTATAATTTCTTCCTACTCTAAAAGTGTTTTGATCACAATTTAAATTGTGATACCAGTAGCCTGTTACAAAGAACCCTTGAAATACCAGTTCAAGAATGCCCTTCAGGAAAGGGCAAAATGTGCAGCTCAAACTCTGAAGATCCACTTTCCTGCTTTTCCTTCATAAAACTAGTCAGGccaaaatgaatttcaaagatCAAAACCACCCAACATCTTCCTAAAATGCTGGACAGAGATATAAATTCTGAGATTCTGTCCAACAGATGGGACTATAATCCTGCAGGTAGATCTTGACTCAACCCCTATTCACATCCAGCTGAGACTTGCAACTTGAAGTCAGGACtattccagatttttttctttaaaagatcaAACATTTGCCAGTCAtggtgacacaggcctgtaatcccaggtactcctgaggctgagggaggaggatcatgagttcaaagccagcctcagcaacttagtgagaccctaaacagcttagcaagaccctgtctcaaattaaaacataaaaaaggctggggatgtggctcagtggttaagcaccctgggttcaatgccagaTTAAcacccccccatccccccacccccacaaatcattttaaaattagctatGATTTAGAATAGAGTTGGATAAAAATCCCATGGCTAAGTTCATCAAGCTACAGAAGCCTAAGGAAGCAAACAGCTTCCAAGTATACTAGGCATTTCCAACAGCTGGTCAGAGTTGGTCCAGCAAAAATTCTTTGCTCTGCCTTTTGATTCCACACAAATCTCTTTTACTCATTCTTGACTGGTTCAGCATAATTCTATACTTTCTTGACATCAGTCATCTCACTGAACATTCCAAATCTCTTCATATCATCTACCTTACAAAACATTTTTGGGCGAGTTGTTGTTAGAAAGTACAATTTAAATCATTTCATTGGTTTCCTATTCATGTATTATGCATGCCAGTCTCCCATTCAAGAATTCAAGGATTGCTTCTTGACTGTCCCCCTTCACATACTAGATAATTATctagaattacaaaaaaaaaaaaaaaaaaaaaacctcaagaaaTTGAGGCCTGGGTCCTCCGACAGGCCTGGAAAGAGCTTCACTCTCCATCAGGTCCTTCAGCTTCCCTAAGCAACCATTCACCACAAAGAAACTCCTCTCAGATCTGCTAATGTAATTTTGCAGTTTCCTCACATACTCAATAGGAACTTTGTAAAATGAATCAGCTAAAGTATGTAAACTctatagcacaaatcctagcacgaAGAAAGGTCTCAACGAATGTTAATTATAATTAACGCAAGGTGCCAACACTATGGAAGACAGTTCTGgatatcattgttttattttttacatttttattagtgcattacagttgtacatattgatgttacatattcgtacatgcacacgATGTAACAATACAGTTTgcccaatatcattccccagcacttccccctccctccctccctccctgttttttttaaagatttttttaatatggacacaatatctttatttatttttatgtggtgctgaggatcgaacccagtgccccagatgtgcgagacaagcactctgctgctgagctataaccccagcccccttctccgTTTTTTAACGTTAATAGTAAAGCTCCCCACTTCCTCCTTCTGgtggtggggattaaacccatggcttCGAGCAACATGTATTCTACCACACAGCTACATCCTGGCCTGTAAAATTTAACTTTGGTTTTGGAAATGGGCTAATGCGGAAGGCAAAATGTGACTTGCGTTTAACCTGCGGGGTATAAGTCTGTGGGTCTGTACAAAAGGAAGAAGAGCGAGGACACGGGACACCCTTCTCTTTCGTTCACATTCTTTGCAGTAGAACTGTTGGCTCTAGAACACTTGGCCGCTGGAGGAATGACCTAGAATCGACCGCCAGTCGGCCCACCGGGccacctccttcccctctccacaGAGCGTTCCACAGTCTAGTGGAATTCCTCGCCAGGCCCTCCATAGTCAAGGACGCCGCGATTCTGCGCCGCCACGTGACGTCATCACCAAGCGCCCAAGTGAGCGAAAGGGATTAGGGGCGGGGATTCCCCCCACGACCTTATAAGGTCTTTTCCCAtgattctctccttctcttcgctGTCGTCCCTTTATCCCAGCAGCCGTCGCCATGAAGTAAGCTTGAATTCCAATCCGCTTCCATCCTCGCGCAGAACCTCTCTTCGGCGTCCTGGGCATGGCTATTACTTGTAAACAGCCCCCTTAATGGGTTTTCACTTTTCGTTATAGGGTCGAGCTGTGTAGTTTTAGCGGGTACAAGATATACCCCGGACACGGGAGGCGCTACGCCAGGACCGACGGAAAGGTAAAAGGCCGCATTagctttttttcctctgaaaaggaaaaacCGACCTACTTCAGTGTAAATGGCTTAATTTCTTACCAGTCTGTTGCTTCTGAAAGGGTTCGGGAGCCTTGTGTGGAGTGATGGTTGGAATCAGGAATTTCTAAGTGAACCATTGAGGCTTAATGTAGTGTGAGCCAAGTGGGAAACGAGCGGTTTGTGTAATTAATGACGTAGCGTAAGCGAAGTAACTAGGGTACCCGGATATCTCCTTGTTAGACGGCCACAGGTCCTTTTGCAATCTCGGGAGGGACATGAGCAGAATTATCGGAATTTGATACCCCACCTTTGCTTAAAGCATAGCTTTGCCTCCTTGGGAGTACCGACCAAACGTAGCGACCTTGGGGGTATTAACTCAGTTACTAACAGTTATATGACCTAAGTTTTCTGGTCTCTGTGAGCCCCAATTTCATAAAATAGCTCTAAAATATTTTGACGTGTTTTTAAGCCCAGCGTCCTTTATTTGTATAGCTAGGTAGGTAATGACTTTGGATTTGTGACAACAGGTTTTCCAATTTCTTAATGCAAAATGCGAGTCGGCTTTCCTATCCAAGAGGAATCCTCGGCAGATAAACTGGACTGTCCTCTACAGAAGAAAGCACAAAAAGGGCCAGTCGGTGAGTGGAATACCCTTTGGTGTTGTGGGGCACTCTCTAAAGAAATTTAGCTTCCTGAGCATTGGTTTCTGTCATGTAATTTTTTGACTAAATGAGAGAGTTATTGAAATGTGCTTGTAAAATCTGTAAAGCGTCAGTGAAGTGAAGAGAGATGAGATGATGTACATTTTAGGCTTAGTAGTATGAAGCTGAAATCTGAAAATATCCCTTTGTACAAATTACATTAGTTACATTTGGGTTATAGAGCATGATGGAGATGTTAATGCAGTTCCAATGCGTGATTGAGTCTTCTTATAACTTGGTTTTTAATATAGTCCCCATAGGATTAGCACTAACATAGATTAACGTAGATCACTTTAGTCTCCCAAATTTAAAcaggctggtgatgtagctcagtggtagagtacttgcctagcttgttggaggccctgggttcaatcctcagtatgggGGTGAGGGGGAATTATTTCtacttccattttaaaaatggattggATGACTattgtcaaaaaaaaagaaatgggatatTATAGGTGTTGGTGCGTACATGGAGAAGCTGGAACCCTTGTTCATTGCTggatataaaatggtgcagccactatggaaacaATCATTTAATTCACTGTTAAAATCATTATGATCtggcatttctctttttttttaatatctatttcatttttatgtgatgctgaggatcgaacccagtgcctcatgcatactaggtgagcgcactaccactgagccacaaacccagcccatgaTCTGGCATTTCAACTCTTAagtttataccccaaagaattgaaaataggTACTCCCTTAACTTGTATACTGATGTTAATAACAccattgttcacaatagccaaaaggtaaaaatgaatgTCCATCAGAAGATCAATGGATAACAAAATGCACAGTTGAATAGCTGTCATTCCAAATGCTTGAAGCAGTAAGTATCTCTGGAATGGAATGTTTCAGGAACTTGGATTAGCTGggtatttataatgaaatattttgttgagggaCCTAAATCTAATTCATTACGGTTCTTATaaatagcctgaaggtaatttgaTATTTTAACAACTTTTCCACTGTGGTTGCTCAAGAAATTTTGGATTTTAGAGCAGTTTAGATTTTGTGGTTGCAGATGCTCAGCCTGTTACAGGCTTAAAAAAAGGCTAATAACCAGTTGACTTCTTATGAACCTTGAAGATAGGCCAAGTGGAAAtacaaagttatctagagtagGCTGGTTAATAGGGAGAAAGAATGGGGAGATATTGTTTAGTGTTTGCAGAGTTTGAGGTGcttaaaaaaagttcaaaatagaTGATTTAAATAGTTCATAAGTAGAAAGCTTACacgttttatttcatttcaaataattggcattaatttttttgttgttgagtatAAGTCTTAAAAGacttcattaatttttgttttacaactcagttttgtttttagtgtCTTAAGAATATTGATAAATTCAATTCCCCCCACTAGCCCTTTCTTAAAAATCTTTAAGTCTTATTAAAAGACTTAGGTTAATAAGTGTGctcccatgtttttgttttgtaggaAGAAATTCAAAAGAAGAGAACCCGGCGTGCAGTCAAATTTCAGAGGGCCATCACTGGTGCATCCCTTGCTGATATCATGGCCAAGAGGAATCAGAAACCAGAAGTTAGAAAGGCTCAACGAGAGCAAGCTATTAGGTAAGAAATGGTTCACTGAACATTTCAACTCTTGGGGGTAAACTTTATGTTTTGTATATAgtctcatttgttttattttttggtactggggattgaacccagatgagCTTTGctgctgagttacatccctggcccatttgatttttaattaagaGAGACAATTTCCCTAGGTTCCTGAAGCCTATccttaaacttgggatcttcctgcctcagccttcagagtagttgggattactTATAGGCCATTGACACCATGCCAGGCTTTAATTTCTGTTGTGTTGAAATTCTGTGTGCAAaccaaagagatgaaaaattatgctctttATGTGccatatgaattgtaatgcattctgctgtcctataacaaattaaaaattttttaaaaagtgggaaaaaaatcctatgtggaggggctggggttgtggctcagcagtagtgtgcgcgcctagcctgtgcaaggccctgggttcgattctcagcaccacataaaacaaataaaataaaggcattgtgtccgactacaactaaaaaaaaatatttaatgagtaaaAATCCTATTGCAACAACTTTGGAagtggagacaggaggattgcaagtttgaggctagcctcagcagcttagttagaccttgtctcaaaagttgaaaggtctagggatatagttcagtggtaaagccagTTCCcagtacaacaaaataaaatggcatatgCGGTAAAATTTACTGTACTCTGTAATACATGTTAACAAAAGTGACTTGATGATGAAATTAATCCCCTTGGATTTGGGACTTAgcctagaaatgaaaaatagaaatgggGGGGGGAAGCAATTTGATAGTTCTAAAACTGTAGCTCCGTCTTAATTAGTGGTACTCTTCAGGAGTAAAGTACTTTGTCTAAATTTATCTTTAACTGCACAGGGCTGCCAAGGAAGCAAAAAAGGCTAAGCAGGCATCTAAAAAGACGGCAATGGCTGCTGCTAAGGTAATTGTGGGggttttcttgaatttcttaatataaccaagtttttgttttaagcCAAAGAGTAGTAAGTGAAAGTAGATACCCAGACTTTATTGGATTTCTGGGTGATTGGTTCAGGTCTCTGAAGTTGTCTTTCTAGGAGTCAATGCGTCTTTTTAATATTAGGTATTGGGAATGGGGAAAATAAATGtggcttttgatttttaaactttatttcttagAAAAGTTTTGGTTAACAGTGTAGAGTTACACAGCTTTTTTGTTTCCATGATGAAAACtttaaactagaaataaacattGGTTCTATACTACTAATAAAAATAGCATCCTTTTTGTATTTGGATACAGTTCATAATCCCAATTGTGTCTCCTTATTCTCCAATCTGTACAGTATCTTTGTCTTTCATTATAAAGATGGAAATGAACTTTTAACATGGGGAGttacataaaattttgataaaaggaACGCAGTTAAATTATTAAGGCAATGTAGTGTATACACAACATATATTTATGAGGTGATAAAAGTTTTGTTAAGTAATGTCATATTATCTTTTTACAGGCTCCCACAAAGGCAGCACCTAAGCAAAAGATTGTGAAACCTGTGAAGGTTTCTGCTCCCCGAGTTGGTGGAAAACGCTAAATTGGCagatgagatttaaaaataaagatgtctatAACTTAGATGGTGTTGAATTTTTGCTCCTAAACAGGCATGTTGGGTCCACATGGTAATAGGTGTACAGTAAAGTTGAGAATTTAAGACAATTTCAAGTtcatttcttggggctgggggtatTGATCAAAATTGTAGACTATTTGGTTAGCATACATGtgctctgggtttgatttcctGTGCCAAAATGATGAAAGTTCATTTCTCAGGAATAATGCCTTCTGATGTAACCCTTTTAATTggagaaatgttaaaataagGCAATAAAGATGTATGGTTGAATGCTAGCTTTGCTTCAATGTGTTTAGGACACATTACACAGACTGAAAGTACTGCAGTGTTGCATAGATTTAGCCCAAGTTGACTATTCAAATGCTCTTTTCCTGTCATTTCTCTATCCATGACAgacacatttgttttttattgggtTTGCCTTATACATCGGGACCCCCCCCCTTCTCCCACCATTAGCTATTAGCTGATTTGATGGTCCCAAAAATTATCAG
This Marmota flaviventris isolate mMarFla1 chromosome 8, mMarFla1.hap1, whole genome shotgun sequence DNA region includes the following protein-coding sequences:
- the Rpl24 gene encoding large ribosomal subunit protein eL24, with protein sequence MKVELCSFSGYKIYPGHGRRYARTDGKVFQFLNAKCESAFLSKRNPRQINWTVLYRRKHKKGQSEEIQKKRTRRAVKFQRAITGASLADIMAKRNQKPEVRKAQREQAIRAAKEAKKAKQASKKTAMAAAKAPTKAAPKQKIVKPVKVSAPRVGGKR